In the Flavobacterium acetivorans genome, one interval contains:
- the htpG gene encoding molecular chaperone HtpG, giving the protein MTTGKINVSVENIFPLIKKFLYSDHEIFLRELISNGTDATLKLKHLTNIGEAKVEYGNPILEVKIDKEGKKLHIIDQGIGMTADEVEKYINQLAFSGAEEFLEKYKDTAKDSGIIGHFGLGFYSAFMVASKVEIITKSYKDEPAAHWTCDGSPEFTLEPADKTSRGTEIILHIAEDSLEFLEDSKISGLLNKYNKFMPIPIKFGTKTETLPKPEDAPEDYVNETVELDNIINNPNPAWTKQPTELSDEDYKTFYHELYPMQFEEPLFHIHLNVDYPFNLTGILYFPKLGADLQIQKDKIQLYQNQVYVTDNVEGIVPEFLTMLKGVIDSPDIPLNVSRSGLQADAAVKKISNYITRKVADKLKSLFNENREDFEKKWNDIKIVLEYGMLSEDKFYEKAGAFVLYPTVENKYYTLEELKENLKEKQTDKDGKLVVLYAGNKETQHSYIEIAQEKGYEVLLLDSPIISHLIQKLESDNKDLVFVRVDSDHIDNLIKKDDAVISKLSDEEKESLKTVLETIVPKQTYSVQMEAMDSQAAPFIITQPEFMRRMKEMSQSGGGGMFGMGNMPEMYNLVVNTNSPLATTILNTADKTDQEHLVKQALDLAKLSQNLLKGEALTAFVKRSFEMIK; this is encoded by the coding sequence ATGACAACTGGAAAAATTAATGTTTCGGTAGAAAACATCTTCCCATTAATCAAAAAGTTCCTATACAGTGATCACGAGATTTTTTTACGTGAATTAATTTCGAATGGGACTGATGCAACATTAAAACTAAAACATCTTACGAATATTGGCGAAGCCAAAGTAGAATATGGCAACCCAATTCTTGAAGTAAAAATTGATAAAGAAGGTAAAAAACTACACATTATCGATCAGGGAATCGGTATGACAGCTGATGAAGTAGAAAAATACATCAACCAATTGGCTTTTTCTGGTGCCGAAGAATTTTTGGAAAAATACAAAGACACGGCTAAAGATTCCGGAATCATAGGACATTTTGGTCTTGGTTTCTACTCTGCTTTTATGGTGGCTTCCAAAGTGGAAATCATCACCAAATCCTACAAAGACGAACCTGCTGCCCACTGGACCTGTGATGGAAGCCCAGAATTCACTTTAGAGCCAGCTGATAAAACCTCTCGTGGAACTGAAATTATTTTGCACATTGCCGAAGATTCTTTAGAATTCTTAGAAGATTCTAAAATCAGCGGTTTATTGAATAAATACAATAAATTCATGCCTATTCCAATTAAATTTGGAACAAAAACAGAAACACTTCCCAAACCAGAAGACGCTCCCGAAGATTACGTGAATGAAACGGTTGAATTAGACAACATTATCAACAACCCAAATCCGGCTTGGACTAAACAACCAACAGAATTGTCAGATGAGGATTATAAAACTTTCTACCACGAATTGTATCCAATGCAATTTGAAGAACCTTTATTCCATATTCATTTAAATGTAGATTATCCGTTCAACCTTACCGGAATTTTATATTTCCCAAAACTGGGTGCTGACTTGCAAATCCAAAAAGACAAAATCCAATTGTACCAAAATCAGGTATATGTAACCGATAATGTAGAAGGAATTGTTCCCGAATTCTTAACGATGCTAAAAGGAGTAATTGATTCACCGGACATTCCTTTGAATGTTTCTCGTTCTGGCTTGCAAGCCGATGCTGCGGTGAAGAAAATTTCGAACTACATTACCCGCAAAGTGGCTGATAAATTGAAATCTCTTTTCAACGAAAACCGTGAAGATTTCGAGAAAAAATGGAACGATATCAAAATTGTTTTAGAGTACGGAATGCTATCCGAAGACAAATTCTATGAAAAAGCAGGCGCTTTCGTTTTATACCCAACGGTAGAAAACAAATATTATACCCTGGAGGAATTAAAAGAAAACCTGAAGGAAAAACAAACCGACAAAGACGGAAAACTGGTTGTTTTATATGCCGGAAACAAAGAAACACAGCATTCTTATATCGAAATTGCACAGGAAAAAGGATACGAAGTATTGCTTCTTGATTCTCCGATTATCTCGCATTTAATACAAAAACTGGAGTCGGACAATAAGGATTTGGTTTTCGTTCGTGTCGATTCTGATCATATCGATAATTTAATCAAGAAAGACGATGCCGTTATTTCAAAATTGTCTGATGAAGAAAAAGAAAGCCTAAAAACTGTTTTAGAAACCATCGTTCCAAAACAAACTTATAGTGTACAAATGGAAGCTATGGACAGTCAAGCGGCTCCATTTATTATAACCCAACCGGAATTCATGCGTAGAATGAAAGAAATGAGTCAATCAGGTGGTGGCGGAATGTTCGGGATGGGCAACATGCCAGAAATGTACAATTTAGTGGTAAATACTAATTCTCCATTAGCAACCACCATTCTAAACACAGCCGACAAGACTGATCAAGAGCACTTGGTAAAACAAGCTTTAGACCTGGCTAAACTGTCTCAAAACCTATTAAAAGGAGAAGCTTTGACTGCCTTTGTAAAACGTAGTTTTGAAATGATTAAATAG
- a CDS encoding GIY-YIG nuclease family protein, translating to MNPGFVYIITNKYQTVVYVGVKSNLPQRIIEHKNKKYPKSFSARYDVNILVYYEQFQWIGDAIAREKQIKAGLRTAKNKLIQSINPTWKDLFDEIRDIMTE from the coding sequence ATGAACCCAGGATTTGTCTATATCATTACTAATAAATATCAAACAGTAGTGTATGTTGGTGTCAAATCAAATCTTCCGCAAAGAATTATAGAACATAAAAATAAGAAATATCCAAAATCATTTTCAGCCAGATACGATGTAAACATATTAGTTTACTATGAGCAATTTCAATGGATTGGAGATGCTATAGCCCGTGAAAAACAAATAAAAGCGGGTTTAAGGACTGCCAAAAACAAATTGATTCAATCTATCAATCCAACATGGAAAGATTTATTTGACGAAATTAGAGATATAATGACTGAATAA
- a CDS encoding VIT1/CCC1 transporter family protein: MKNQADNYLDNHYIHRSNWLRAAVLGANDGILSTASLAIGVAAASDNRELIVFTTLAGLVAGALSMAAGEYVSVSSQTDIEKADIEREKQELIETPELELQRLAEIYEKRGLKKETALTVATELTQHDALGAHIRDELGLNEISQAKPIQAAFASGAAFTLGGMLPLLVALFLPLKKMEYSLYGFALFFLIILGSFAAKTGGSSMTKAILRITFWGTIAMGLTALVGYLFGVNL, from the coding sequence ATGAAAAATCAAGCAGATAATTATTTAGACAATCACTATATCCATAGAAGTAACTGGCTTAGAGCAGCCGTTCTTGGAGCCAATGATGGAATCCTTTCTACAGCCAGTTTAGCAATAGGAGTTGCAGCGGCGAGTGACAACAGAGAATTAATTGTTTTTACAACTTTGGCAGGCTTAGTTGCCGGTGCCTTATCAATGGCCGCAGGTGAATACGTTTCGGTAAGTTCTCAAACAGATATTGAAAAAGCAGATATTGAAAGGGAAAAGCAGGAGCTAATAGAAACCCCTGAACTAGAATTACAGCGATTAGCAGAAATATATGAGAAAAGAGGTTTGAAAAAAGAAACCGCACTAACCGTTGCAACTGAATTGACACAGCACGATGCGTTAGGCGCGCACATCAGAGATGAATTAGGTCTTAATGAAATCAGTCAGGCCAAACCCATTCAAGCCGCATTTGCCTCGGGCGCCGCTTTTACCTTAGGCGGAATGCTTCCGCTTTTAGTCGCTCTCTTTCTGCCATTAAAAAAAATGGAATATTCTCTTTATGGATTTGCCCTTTTCTTTCTGATTATTTTGGGATCATTTGCGGCCAAAACCGGAGGTTCAAGCATGACCAAAGCAATCCTTCGAATTACTTTTTGGGGAACCATCGCAATGGGACTAACTGCTTTAGTTGGTTATTTATTTGGTGTAAATCTATAG
- a CDS encoding EamA family transporter, whose amino-acid sequence MIKNSVLKGVFLVGFGATSYGMLATFVKMAYDEGYTTAEVTSSQFIYGILGLLLINLFQKAKNKNTATKASKKNIFHLMLAGTSLGMTSLFYYLAVKYIPVSIGIVLLMQTVWMGVLLEMILEKKIPSTQKIISVVIVLVGTVLATNLINNEIKLDWRGIVWGFLAAASFTTTMFTANRVAVGISSAQRSLYMLFGGAVIVFSFALATQTTAFNFAIFLKWGIILALFGTIIPPMLLNAGFPLTGIGLGSIVSALELPVSVMMAYTLLGETVNLTQWFGILLIILAIIIMNINFKKQLN is encoded by the coding sequence ATGATTAAAAATAGTGTTCTAAAGGGAGTTTTTTTAGTTGGATTTGGAGCCACCAGTTATGGAATGTTAGCCACTTTTGTAAAAATGGCTTATGATGAAGGCTACACAACTGCCGAAGTCACCAGCTCACAATTCATATATGGAATTTTAGGCTTACTGCTTATCAACTTATTTCAAAAGGCAAAAAACAAAAATACAGCTACAAAAGCTTCAAAAAAAAACATCTTCCATCTCATGCTGGCTGGAACTTCCTTAGGAATGACGAGTCTTTTCTACTACTTAGCCGTAAAATACATTCCGGTTTCTATTGGAATTGTGTTATTAATGCAAACGGTTTGGATGGGTGTTTTACTTGAAATGATTTTAGAGAAAAAAATCCCTTCGACCCAAAAAATCATTTCGGTGGTGATTGTTCTAGTAGGAACCGTCTTGGCTACTAATTTAATCAATAATGAAATAAAACTAGACTGGCGCGGCATCGTATGGGGATTTTTGGCAGCAGCCTCTTTCACCACAACAATGTTTACCGCTAATCGTGTTGCAGTTGGGATTTCTTCTGCTCAACGCAGTTTATATATGCTCTTTGGAGGTGCGGTGATTGTGTTTTCATTTGCCTTAGCCACACAAACCACCGCATTTAACTTTGCTATTTTTCTCAAATGGGGTATTATTTTAGCCCTTTTTGGAACCATAATTCCACCGATGCTCTTGAATGCCGGATTCCCTCTTACAGGAATCGGATTAGGGAGTATTGTCTCAGCATTGGAACTTCCTGTTTCGGTTATGATGGCTTATACTCTTCTAGGTGAAACCGTAAATCTAACCCAATGGTTTGGAATTCTTTTAATTATTCTGGCAATTATAATTATGAATATCAATTTCAAAAAACAACTTAATTAA
- a CDS encoding DoxX family protein yields the protein MNLPWHLYIMAFVYLLAGINHFRSPRLYLKIIPPYFPNPKLLNVIIGIAEIVLAILLCIPNFSKYAAWGIIALLIAVFPTHVYMYNNEKARMGLAKWVLFLRMPLQLGLIYWAFQYTFFQ from the coding sequence ATGAATTTACCTTGGCATCTTTATATAATGGCTTTTGTGTACTTGCTCGCAGGAATAAACCATTTCAGATCTCCCCGACTTTATTTAAAAATTATTCCGCCTTATTTCCCTAACCCCAAATTATTGAATGTGATAATTGGTATTGCCGAAATTGTTTTGGCAATATTGCTATGCATTCCTAATTTTTCAAAATATGCTGCCTGGGGAATAATAGCCTTATTGATTGCTGTTTTTCCAACCCATGTTTATATGTACAATAATGAAAAAGCAAGAATGGGACTAGCTAAATGGGTTTTATTTTTACGTATGCCTTTACAACTAGGCTTGATTTACTGGGCTTTTCAATATACTTTTTTTCAATAA
- the aqpZ gene encoding aquaporin Z, whose amino-acid sequence MKKLLAEFFGTYWLVFGGCGSALFAAGIPDLGIGFAGVALAFGLTVLTMAYAVGHISGGHFNPAVSFGLWAGGRFSSKDLIPYIISQCIGAIAAAGTLYLVASGKVGFIIDNTKAGAFASNGFGAFSPDGYSMQAAFTAEFVLTLFFLLVILGATDKFANGKFAGIAIGLALTLIHLISIPITNTSVNPARSLSQALFVGGEPLSQVWLFWLAPILGAIAAGLIYKNLLQDHSEA is encoded by the coding sequence ATGAAAAAACTATTGGCAGAATTTTTCGGAACCTATTGGTTAGTCTTTGGTGGTTGTGGTAGCGCTCTTTTTGCGGCAGGGATTCCTGATTTAGGAATTGGATTTGCTGGGGTCGCTCTCGCTTTTGGTTTAACCGTTTTGACTATGGCTTATGCGGTGGGACATATTTCTGGCGGACATTTTAACCCAGCTGTTTCGTTTGGATTATGGGCCGGAGGAAGATTTTCATCCAAAGATTTAATCCCTTATATTATTTCGCAATGCATAGGCGCGATTGCCGCAGCGGGAACTTTGTATCTGGTTGCTTCAGGAAAGGTCGGTTTTATAATTGACAATACTAAAGCAGGCGCTTTTGCCTCAAATGGTTTCGGTGCCTTTTCTCCAGATGGCTATTCGATGCAGGCTGCTTTCACCGCCGAGTTTGTACTGACTTTATTTTTTCTATTAGTAATCCTTGGCGCAACCGATAAATTTGCCAACGGAAAATTTGCAGGGATTGCCATAGGTTTAGCCCTTACATTGATTCATTTAATTAGTATCCCCATTACCAATACTTCTGTAAATCCTGCAAGGTCTTTATCTCAGGCATTATTTGTAGGAGGCGAACCTTTATCACAAGTATGGTTGTTTTGGCTCGCCCCTATTTTAGGAGCTATAGCTGCCGGTTTAATTTATAAAAATCTACTGCAAGACCATTCTGAAGCTTAA
- a CDS encoding alpha-ketoglutarate-dependent dioxygenase AlkB family protein, with the protein MKSLFQLDPIPLHLPDAEIMYYPAFFDKKEADEIYEELMNSIPWQQDEITIYGKNHLQPRLTALYGNEGKSYSYSNIKMEPHPWNLLLQKIKLKIESTTGTTFTTVLLNHYRDGKDSNGWHADNEKELGINPVIASLSFGAERNFQLKHNSNKELRKSIILEHGSLLLMKGSTQHFWKHQIPKTAKPIGPRINLTFRFIK; encoded by the coding sequence ATGAAATCACTTTTTCAATTAGATCCTATTCCGCTCCATCTGCCTGATGCAGAAATCATGTATTATCCCGCTTTTTTTGACAAGAAAGAAGCCGATGAAATTTATGAGGAATTAATGAATAGCATTCCTTGGCAACAGGATGAGATCACCATTTACGGCAAAAATCATTTACAACCCAGACTGACTGCTTTGTATGGAAATGAGGGAAAGTCCTATTCCTATTCTAATATAAAAATGGAACCACATCCTTGGAATTTGCTTTTGCAAAAAATAAAACTAAAAATTGAAAGCACAACCGGTACCACATTTACGACAGTCTTGCTCAATCACTACCGTGATGGAAAAGATAGCAACGGCTGGCATGCTGACAATGAAAAAGAATTAGGAATAAATCCGGTAATTGCTTCTTTGAGTTTTGGAGCTGAACGAAATTTTCAACTCAAACACAATTCTAATAAAGAACTCAGGAAAAGTATTATTCTGGAGCATGGCAGTTTATTATTAATGAAAGGCAGTACGCAACATTTCTGGAAACATCAAATTCCAAAAACTGCAAAACCCATTGGCCCCAGAATAAATTTGACTTTCCGGTTTATCAAATAA
- a CDS encoding sterol desaturase family protein has translation MTEIISYFSSIPSSHRSLILVGGIALFWLIENAFPLFNFNYKKWHHAGINIFLTLTTIVINFLLAFILLQSANWTITNQFGILQWLPPMSLWLYTLVGLLLLDLIGAYLVHLIEHKTKMLWRFHLIHHTDTWIDTTTANRHHPGESVIRFAFTTLGVLMVGSPMWMVFVYQTLSVIASQFNHANIAIPEKWDRILSYFIVSPNMHKVHHHYQLPYTDSNYGNIFSIWDRLFGTFMAQPKEKIVYGVDTHMKMEEHNQLKNLLKIPFQKQRLLKKN, from the coding sequence ATGACTGAAATTATCTCCTATTTTTCAAGCATCCCTTCATCGCACCGAAGTCTGATTTTAGTTGGTGGGATTGCTCTTTTTTGGCTGATAGAAAATGCCTTCCCTCTTTTTAACTTCAATTATAAAAAATGGCATCATGCAGGAATCAATATTTTTCTCACCTTGACAACTATCGTAATTAATTTTCTTTTGGCTTTTATTTTATTGCAATCGGCCAATTGGACTATTACTAACCAATTTGGCATTCTACAATGGCTTCCGCCCATGTCTTTATGGCTTTATACCTTAGTTGGTTTACTTCTGCTGGACTTGATTGGCGCCTACCTCGTTCATCTTATCGAACATAAAACAAAAATGTTATGGCGTTTTCATTTGATTCACCACACTGATACCTGGATTGACACCACTACGGCTAACAGGCATCATCCCGGAGAAAGTGTCATCCGGTTTGCATTTACAACCTTAGGTGTTCTCATGGTAGGCAGTCCCATGTGGATGGTTTTCGTCTACCAAACCCTTTCGGTCATTGCAAGCCAGTTCAATCATGCCAATATTGCTATACCTGAAAAATGGGACAGAATATTGAGTTACTTTATCGTTTCCCCAAATATGCATAAAGTACACCATCATTACCAACTTCCTTATACCGACAGTAATTACGGAAATATTTTCTCTATTTGGGACCGTCTTTTTGGAACTTTTATGGCGCAGCCAAAAGAAAAAATCGTTTATGGAGTAGACACTCACATGAAGATGGAAGAGCACAACCAATTAAAAAATTTATTAAAAATACCGTTTCAAAAGCAACGATTATTAAAAAAGAATTAA
- a CDS encoding DUF2805 domain-containing protein: protein MKKSNRKELNWEQTEKLVTLALEEKNPFEIIKKEFGLAEKEVLEIMKKKMPAEKFEMWKKKAAANKPKPKPVKIDDFDEDLDGKYYIKNKLD from the coding sequence ATGAAAAAGAGTAACCGCAAAGAATTAAACTGGGAACAAACAGAAAAACTTGTTACATTGGCCTTAGAGGAAAAAAATCCTTTTGAAATCATTAAAAAGGAATTTGGCTTGGCCGAGAAAGAGGTTCTTGAGATTATGAAAAAGAAGATGCCCGCAGAAAAATTTGAAATGTGGAAAAAGAAAGCGGCAGCAAATAAACCGAAACCAAAACCAGTTAAGATAGATGATTTTGACGAAGATTTGGATGGAAAATATTACATAAAAAACAAATTAGACTAA